Proteins from a genomic interval of Lycium ferocissimum isolate CSIRO_LF1 chromosome 2, AGI_CSIRO_Lferr_CH_V1, whole genome shotgun sequence:
- the LOC132047095 gene encoding myb-related protein 306-like gives MGRPPCCDKIGVKKGPWTPEEDIMLVSFVQQHGPGNWRSVPTHTGLRRCSKSCRLRWTNYLRPGIKRGSFTDQEEKMIIQLQALLGNKWAAIASYLPERTDNDIKNYWNTHLTKKLKKLEASSGSDSYSSDGQCLSSLNSTSKGQWERTLQTDINTAKQALQNALSLDKSSPIPDYTITDVKPNLKQEGKISTSTYASSAENIAKLLKQWTTSDSTNNSEQSKTSTSTQLSCNNNAMTEYSSSFESLESFEPSSQAVTPEAGKFHGESKREVDDEVPLSVMLESWLFDENDDLLI, from the exons ATGGGGAGACCACCTTGTTGTGATAAAATAGGGGTGAAGAAAGGACCATGGACTCCTGAAGAAGATATTATGTTGGTCTCTTTTGTGCAACAACATGGTCCAGGCAATTGGAGATCAGTTCCCACTCATACag GGTTGCGCAGATGTAGCAAGAGCTGCAGGCTAAGGTGGACTAACTACCTCAGACCAGGAATCAAGAGGGGTAGCTTCACTGATCAAGAGGAGAAGATGATTATCCAGCTCCAAGCTCTTTTAGGCAACAA ATGGGCTGCAATAGCTTCATATCTCCCGGAGAGAACGGATAACGACATCAAAAACTATTGGAATACTCATTTAacgaagaagttgaagaagcttGAAGCAAGCTCTGGTAGTGATTCATACTCTAGTGATGGACAATGTTTATCATCTTTAAATTCAACATCCAAGGGCCAGTGGGAAAGGACACTTCAAACTGATATAAACACAGCCAAACAAGCTTTACAAAATGCCTTGTCACTAGATAAATCAAGCCCAATTCCCGACTATACAATTACTGATGTGAAGCCAAACTTAAAACAAGAAGGGAAAATTTCTACTTCTACTTACGCATCAAGTGCTGAAAACATAGCCAAATTACTCAAACAGTGGACCACAAGTGATTCCACGAATAATTCTGAGCAGTCAAAGACTTCAACAAGTACTCAACTCTCTTGTAATAACAATGCCATGACCGAATATTCGTCTTCATTTGAATCACTCGAGTCATTTGAACCATCTTCTCAGGCTGTGACACCTGAGGCTGGTAAATTTCATGGAGAAAGCAAGAGAGAAGTGGATGATGAAGTCCCATTGTCAGTAATGCTGGAGAGTTGGTTGTTTGATGAAAATGACGATTTACTAATTTag